Genomic window (Tardiphaga sp. vice304):
GGCAGCGTAGCGAGCGCGTTCCCGATCTTCGTCAGCCGTGCGGCGTCGGCTTCGGGATCGCCGTTCATCTTCAGCTTGAAATAGCGCGCGCCGCTGTTTTCATTTGCGTCGGCGACACCACCCTGACCGTCGATGGCGTCGTCGAGACCGACCGTGTGGCGCAGCGCGACGCGCCCCAGCGGCGTGCGGCCGGCGAGGAACGCCGTGACGTCATCGCTTGCGACATCCGGCGCCAGCCGAGCGTCAAGGCCGGCGACATTGGCCGCCATGCCGTCGAAGAAATTCAGATCCAGCGCGCGCAGCAGCGCATCGCAGATCGCCTTGTCGATTTCGGCAGGACCGAAGGCGGCGGCGAGCGGCGGAATGTCGGCCTCGGCGCAGGCCTTGAGCTGGTCGCCTATGCAGGCCGCGTGAAAGTCGAACGCAGTGTGAAACCCGGTGTGAGCCAAATACAAATCGCGGGCGATTGCCAGCGACCGCCGGAGCTCATCGACGGTGTCGGCGATCGCCAGATGCGGGCGCTTGTCGAACCACTTTGGCACCATCAGCTCGGCGCTGGCGCCGGTGAAGACACCTTTTCCTTCCAGCTCGATGACGACGCACACAAAGGCCTGCGGCGCGGCATTGACCGTCACCGCGCCAAAACGAAACGGCCGCACGAACGCAACCGGGCGTTCATACAGCGCGATCTCGCGCAAGGCGATGCGGGGAGCGGTCATCTTGAGCAGCCTTAGTCCAGCGCGCTCTGGGTGAAGAAATGCTTGCGAACGCGCGCCACCAGTTCGGTGAACACCGGGTTGGCCATGGTGTCGAGGTTGCGATCGCGGCCAAGCGGCACGTCGTAGATCGCCTCGATGCCGCCCGGCCGCTCGGTCATCACCAGCACCTTGTCGGCGAGGAAAACCGCTTCCGGGATCGAATGGGTGATCAGCAGGATGGTCTTGCCGGTCTGCCGCTGGATCCGCGACAGCTCGACATTCATCTTCTCGCGTGTCATGGCATCGAGCGCGCCGAACGGCTCGTCCATCATCATGATCTTCGGATCGTGCACCAGCGCGCGGCAGATCGAGGCGCGCTGCTGCATGCCGCCGGACAATTGCCACGGCAGCTTGTTCTCGAAGCCCTCGAGTCCGACCATCTTCAGCAGCGATTTTGCCCGCTCGAGAAATTTCTCGCGCGGCAGTTTCTTCATGTCGATCGGCAGCATCACGTTCGACAGGATGTTGCGCCACGGCAGCAGCAGCGCATTCTGGAACACGATGCCGACGTCGCCATGCGGCTCGGTAACCTTCTTGCCGTCGACCAGGATTTCCCCGGTGGTCGGCGGCAGCAGCCCCGAGATCAGCTTGAGCAGCGTGGACTTGCCGCAGCCGGACGGGCCCACAACAACGAAGAACTTGCCCTCGTCGATGTGAAAGTCCAGCGGACGCAGCGACTGCACGCGGCCGTCGCCGGTCCCGTAGGTCTTGGAGACGCCGGAGAGATTGATCCCCGACGCCGTGTTGACGGGCTGCTCTGACACCACGCGAAGATGTGCGGTCGCTGGATCCACGCTCATATCCAACCCTTTGGCCTTCATCGTCGCTGCAGTCATCAAAATCGGTCCTTGGCACGTCATCGTGTTCGTCATTGCGAGGAGCCCTTGCGACGAAGCAATCCAGTTCTTGCTTGTGGCTTCTGGATTGCTTCGCTCCTCGCAATGACGGCCTGCGTTTACTTCGGCAGGTAATCGTTGGTGTAGAACGCCCTCGGATTTTCCTTGGCCTTGGCTTCCAGGCCGCCATATTCGACCATCAGCTCGACCGAATCCTTCATGTTCTGGTCGGTGACCTGGAACGGGCGCTTACCCTTGGTTTCCGGTGTCGAGTAGAACGGGATGGTCAGCTCGAATCCTTGGGTCAGGGTCTCGATCTTGCCGCCCTTCGGGTTGGCATCGAGGATCGACTGCGCGGCGGCCTTCGGCTCCTTCGACGCGGCTTCGACGGCCTTGGTGGTGGCCGACATGAAGCGCTTGACGAGATCCGCATTGGCCTTGGCGTAATCGGTGTTGGTGACGATGCCCGACGACACGAGATGAATGCCGTAGTCGGCGAACTTGATCGGATAGACGTCCTTGCCGGTGGCGTCCTTGATCTTCATCGACTGGTCCATCACGTAACCGAGCAGCAGATCGGCCTGGCCGTTGATGACGGCGTTGAGCTTGGTCTGGCCGTCGCCCGCCACGGTCTTGAAATCGGATTCCTTCAGGCCGGCCTTCTTGAGGAACAGCGGCCAGATCTGGGTCATCGAATCCGCCGGCGTGATCGCCACGGTCTTGCCCTTGATGTCGTCCGGCTTCTTGATGTTCTTGTCGACAAAACCCATCACCGACATCGCGGTGGTCTGCAGCAGCACGCCGGTGGCGATCACCGGGGCGCCCTTGACGGCGGCGCGCATCATGGTGGGGACGTCGGCATAGCCGAAGTTCACGGACTTGGCGGCGACAGCCTGCACGGTCGCGGCCGAACCGCGGCCTTCCTGGATGTCGAGATCGATGCCCTCGGCCTCATAGATGCCCTTGGCCTTGCCATAATAGAAGGGCGCGTGCTCGCCGTAGACGTACCAGTTCAGCATCAGCGTCACCTTGTCGGCGGCGGCCGCCGGCGTTGCGGTGGCGATCGCGGTCCAGATCAGCGCGGTCGAGCAGGTCGTAATCCATTTCAGCATGTTAGCCTCCCTTGAAAATGCAGCCCTTGAGCGGGCCGCTTGTTTGACAGTTTGGCGCCGCCCCTAAGCGGCGATGAAGACGTCCGCGCGCTGGCTGACATGCCAGGGAATCGTAAAACGTTCGATGCGATCGACGATCCAGAACAACAGGACGCCGAGCAGCGCAAGAATGACGAGCGCCGCAAACATGGTCGGCAGATCGAAGGTGCCGATCGAGCGCTGCAGCACATAGCCGATGCCGGAATTGGAGCCGACGAATTCGCCGACTACCGCACCGACGACGGCGAGCGTCACCGAGACTTTGAGGCCGGAGAAGATCGCCGGCAGCGCGTGCGGCAGGTTGACGGCGCAGAACACGCTGAAACGGCTGCCCTTCATGGCGCGCGCCAGATCGACCATGTCGGGATCGACCGACTTGAAGCCCTGCACGGCGGAGACAACGACGGGAAAGAAGCCGAGCAGGAAGGCCGCGATGATCTTCGGCACGATGCCGAAGCCGAACCACACCACGAACAACGGCGCGATCGCGACCTTGGGGATCGATTGCGAGAATACCAGCAGCGGATAGACGTAGCTTTCCACCGTGCGCGAGCCGGCGATCAGCATCGCGATGGGAATGCCGAACAGCGCCGACAACAGGAAGCCGGCGATGGTCGCGTAGGTCGTCGGCCAGGTCTGGCTCAGCAGCTCCGGCCAGTCGGTCCACAGCACCTTGACCACATCGCCGGGCGCCGGGATCTGATAGGCGGGAATGTTGAACAGGCGGATCGCCAGATCCCAGGCCACGATGATCATGACAAGCAGAATGAACGGGCGCAGCCAGGCGGCATTCAGCACGCGGGCTGCGGCGCCTCGGCCCTTGGTTTCACTCACATGCCTCTCCCTGATACCGTTTTTGCGGAACAATTAACTTGTTGGATAAATACTATCCAGACCTTTCCCAATGTCAATTGGGCCGCCCGTTAAACCAGATTATTGAATGAAATCAGGCGGTTTTCCGGGAGGGCGGCAATGCGGCCGGCGGCGTCGGCGCCAGGAATTCGGCCACCGAGCGGCCGGTCAGCGCCGCCAGGACCAGCGCCACCATGTGGGCGAGTCGCTCGTCCTTTGCCGGCTGCGCCAGCAAATCGCGGCCGAAAATCACGCTCAGCGTGGCGTTGTTGGCGAGGTAGAAGAAGCTCAGGGCGGCGATCGAGATATAGAGTTGCACCGGGTCCATCGCGACCTTGAAGTCGCCGGACGCGACGCCGCGATTGACCACCGTGCGGATCATCTCAACGAACGGCGAGTGCATCGACTTCACCTTGTCGGAGCGTTTCAGGTGCTTGGCCTGTTCGAGGTTCTCGGTATTGAGCAACGCCAGGAACTCCGGGTTGCGGATGAAGTAATTCCAGGTGAAGGCGATCAGGCTCTCGATGGCATCGGGCGGCGCGAGGTGTTCGAGATCGAGCGTGCGCTCCTCATTGCGGATCT
Coding sequences:
- a CDS encoding ABC transporter substrate-binding protein, encoding MLKWITTCSTALIWTAIATATPAAAADKVTLMLNWYVYGEHAPFYYGKAKGIYEAEGIDLDIQEGRGSAATVQAVAAKSVNFGYADVPTMMRAAVKGAPVIATGVLLQTTAMSVMGFVDKNIKKPDDIKGKTVAITPADSMTQIWPLFLKKAGLKESDFKTVAGDGQTKLNAVINGQADLLLGYVMDQSMKIKDATGKDVYPIKFADYGIHLVSSGIVTNTDYAKANADLVKRFMSATTKAVEAASKEPKAAAQSILDANPKGGKIETLTQGFELTIPFYSTPETKGKRPFQVTDQNMKDSVELMVEYGGLEAKAKENPRAFYTNDYLPK
- a CDS encoding ABC transporter ATP-binding protein yields the protein MSVDPATAHLRVVSEQPVNTASGINLSGVSKTYGTGDGRVQSLRPLDFHIDEGKFFVVVGPSGCGKSTLLKLISGLLPPTTGEILVDGKKVTEPHGDVGIVFQNALLLPWRNILSNVMLPIDMKKLPREKFLERAKSLLKMVGLEGFENKLPWQLSGGMQQRASICRALVHDPKIMMMDEPFGALDAMTREKMNVELSRIQRQTGKTILLITHSIPEAVFLADKVLVMTERPGGIEAIYDVPLGRDRNLDTMANPVFTELVARVRKHFFTQSALD
- a CDS encoding ABC transporter permease, with the translated sequence MIIVAWDLAIRLFNIPAYQIPAPGDVVKVLWTDWPELLSQTWPTTYATIAGFLLSALFGIPIAMLIAGSRTVESYVYPLLVFSQSIPKVAIAPLFVVWFGFGIVPKIIAAFLLGFFPVVVSAVQGFKSVDPDMVDLARAMKGSRFSVFCAVNLPHALPAIFSGLKVSVTLAVVGAVVGEFVGSNSGIGYVLQRSIGTFDLPTMFAALVILALLGVLLFWIVDRIERFTIPWHVSQRADVFIAA
- a CDS encoding TetR/AcrR family transcriptional regulator, coding for MRIRILEAAKKEFAAHGLAGARVDRIAAEAGANKRMLYYHVGKKDDLYLAVLEASYEKIRNEERTLDLEHLAPPDAIESLIAFTWNYFIRNPEFLALLNTENLEQAKHLKRSDKVKSMHSPFVEMIRTVVNRGVASGDFKVAMDPVQLYISIAALSFFYLANNATLSVIFGRDLLAQPAKDERLAHMVALVLAALTGRSVAEFLAPTPPAALPPSRKTA